Proteins co-encoded in one Bacillus sp. FSL H8-0547 genomic window:
- the glmS gene encoding glutamine--fructose-6-phosphate transaminase (isomerizing): protein MCGIVGYIGQKDTKEILLRGLEKLEYRGYDSAGIAVINEDGVHVFKEKGRIAILREEVDANVLSTAGIGHTRWATHGAPSKRNSHPHQSASSRFTLVHNGVIENYSSLKREYLQDVALASDTDTEVVVQVIEKFVNQGADVEEAFSKTLSILKGSYAIALLDEQNPETIFVAKNKSPLLVGLGDGFNVVASDAMAMLQVTDQFVELMDKEIVLVKREAVTIKNLQGEVIERAPYTAELDASDIEKGTYPHYMLKEIDEQPLVMRKIIQKYQDDQGKLSMDPAIVDAVDAADRLYIVACGTSYHAGLVGKQFIEKWAKKPVEVHVASEFSYNMPILSEKPLFIFISQSGETADSRAVLVQIKELGYQALTITNVPGSTLSREANHTLLLHAGPEIAVASTKAYTAQLGVLAILAAVTAEARGINLSFDIVKEMGIVANAMEVLCDQKEEMEYIAREYLSTTRNCFFIGRSVDYYVGLEGALKLKEISYIQAEGFAGGELKHGTIALIENGTPVIALATQEHVNLSIRGNVKEVAARGANPCIIALKGLEEEDDRFVLPAVHEELTPLASVIPLQLISYYAALHRGCDVDKPRNLAKSVTVE, encoded by the coding sequence ATGTGCGGAATCGTTGGTTATATTGGACAAAAGGATACAAAGGAAATTTTGCTTCGCGGTCTTGAAAAGCTTGAGTACCGCGGTTATGATTCAGCTGGTATTGCTGTAATAAATGAAGACGGAGTTCATGTGTTTAAAGAAAAAGGCCGCATCGCCATTCTTCGCGAAGAAGTGGATGCGAATGTTCTTTCTACAGCTGGAATCGGTCACACTCGCTGGGCGACTCATGGCGCCCCTAGCAAACGCAACTCACATCCCCATCAAAGTGCTTCAAGCCGTTTTACGCTTGTACACAATGGTGTAATTGAAAACTATTCAAGCCTTAAACGTGAATACCTTCAGGACGTAGCTCTTGCAAGTGACACAGACACAGAAGTTGTGGTACAGGTTATTGAGAAGTTTGTAAACCAGGGTGCAGATGTTGAAGAAGCGTTCAGCAAAACACTGTCGATCTTAAAAGGCTCTTACGCCATTGCCCTTTTAGATGAGCAAAATCCAGAAACCATTTTTGTTGCAAAAAACAAAAGCCCGCTTCTAGTCGGTCTTGGTGACGGCTTCAATGTTGTTGCATCAGATGCAATGGCAATGCTGCAGGTTACAGACCAATTTGTAGAGCTAATGGATAAAGAAATCGTCCTTGTGAAACGCGAAGCTGTTACGATCAAGAACCTTCAGGGTGAAGTTATTGAGCGTGCTCCATATACAGCTGAGCTTGACGCAAGCGATATCGAAAAAGGAACATACCCTCACTACATGCTTAAAGAAATCGATGAGCAGCCGCTTGTTATGCGGAAGATCATTCAAAAATATCAGGACGACCAAGGCAAGCTTTCGATGGATCCGGCGATTGTTGACGCAGTGGATGCTGCTGACCGCCTTTACATCGTAGCATGCGGAACAAGCTACCATGCCGGTCTTGTCGGTAAACAGTTCATTGAAAAATGGGCGAAGAAACCTGTTGAGGTTCATGTTGCGAGTGAATTCTCTTACAACATGCCGATACTTTCTGAAAAGCCGCTGTTTATCTTTATTTCACAAAGCGGTGAAACAGCAGACAGCCGTGCCGTACTTGTTCAAATTAAAGAGCTTGGCTACCAGGCATTAACAATCACTAACGTACCTGGTTCTACGCTTTCACGTGAAGCAAACCACACGCTTCTGCTTCATGCAGGGCCTGAAATTGCTGTTGCTTCTACAAAAGCATATACTGCGCAATTAGGCGTACTTGCCATCCTTGCAGCAGTTACAGCTGAAGCAAGAGGCATTAACCTAAGCTTTGATATCGTAAAAGAAATGGGTATTGTCGCAAACGCAATGGAAGTCCTTTGCGATCAAAAAGAAGAAATGGAATACATTGCACGCGAATACCTTTCTACAACACGCAACTGCTTCTTCATTGGCCGTTCAGTCGACTACTATGTAGGACTTGAAGGCGCCCTGAAGCTTAAAGAAATCTCTTACATCCAGGCAGAAGGCTTTGCCGGAGGAGAGCTTAAGCACGGAACAATCGCACTGATTGAAAACGGCACGCCGGTTATCGCGCTTGCAACACAGGAGCATGTTAACTTAAGCATCCGCGGAAACGTGAAAGAAGTAGCAGCACGCGGAGCCAACCCATGCATTATCGCCCTTAAAGGCTTAGAAGAAGAAGACGACCGTTTCGTTCTTCCTGCTGTACACGAAGAACTGACGCCGCTTGCTTCTGTTATTCCACTGCAATTGATCTCTTACTACGCAGCTCTTCACAGAGGCTGTGACGTGGATAAACCGCGTAACCTTGCTAAGAGTGTGACGGTTGAGTAA
- the glmM gene encoding phosphoglucosamine mutase produces MGKYFGTDGVRGVANSELTPELAFKIGRFGGYVLTKDSTRPKVLIGRDTRISGHMLEGALVAGLLSIGAEVMRLGVISTPGVSYLTKALGAQAGVMISASHNPVQDNGIKFFGPDGFKLSDDQEFEIEGLMDQAEDTLPRPVGSDLGQVNDYFEGGQKYLQFLKQTVDEDFTGLHVALDCANGATSSLATHLFADLDADVSTMGTTPNGLNINDGVGSTHPEALAAFLKEKGADVGLAFDGDGDRLIAVDEKGEIVDGDQIMFICAKFLNEHGRLKKETVVSTIMSNLGFYKAVEANNMKSVQTAVGDRYVVEEMKKGDYNLGGEQSGHIIFLDHNTTGDGLLTAIQLVNIMKVTGKSLSELASEMAKFPQLLINVKVTDKHKVTDNMKVKQVIAEVEQEMNGDGRILVRPSGTEPLVRVMAEAPTAELCEQYVSRIVAVVKAEMGTE; encoded by the coding sequence ATGGGAAAGTATTTTGGAACTGATGGTGTAAGAGGCGTTGCAAACAGTGAGCTGACACCTGAACTGGCATTTAAAATCGGACGCTTTGGAGGATATGTTCTTACGAAAGATTCAACACGTCCAAAAGTGCTGATTGGAAGAGATACACGCATTTCGGGACACATGCTTGAAGGTGCCCTTGTAGCGGGACTACTTTCAATCGGAGCAGAAGTTATGCGTTTAGGAGTCATTTCAACTCCAGGCGTTTCATATTTGACGAAAGCACTTGGAGCCCAGGCTGGCGTGATGATTTCAGCATCCCACAATCCTGTTCAGGATAACGGCATTAAATTCTTTGGGCCAGACGGATTTAAATTGTCAGATGATCAGGAGTTTGAAATCGAAGGACTGATGGATCAGGCAGAAGATACACTTCCAAGACCTGTAGGATCTGATTTGGGACAGGTAAACGACTATTTTGAAGGCGGCCAGAAATATCTGCAGTTCCTGAAGCAGACAGTTGATGAGGACTTTACAGGTCTTCACGTTGCGCTTGACTGTGCAAACGGAGCGACTTCATCCCTTGCAACGCACCTTTTTGCAGACCTTGATGCAGATGTTTCCACAATGGGAACAACGCCGAACGGCCTTAATATCAATGACGGTGTAGGATCGACTCACCCTGAAGCACTTGCAGCCTTCCTGAAAGAAAAAGGAGCGGATGTAGGACTTGCATTCGACGGAGACGGTGACCGCCTTATTGCCGTTGATGAAAAAGGGGAGATCGTCGATGGCGATCAAATCATGTTCATCTGTGCAAAGTTCCTTAACGAGCATGGCAGATTGAAAAAAGAAACGGTTGTATCAACGATTATGAGTAACCTTGGTTTCTACAAAGCAGTTGAAGCGAATAACATGAAGAGCGTTCAAACAGCTGTCGGTGACCGCTACGTTGTAGAAGAAATGAAAAAAGGCGATTATAACCTGGGCGGAGAGCAGTCAGGGCATATCATTTTCCTTGACCACAACACAACCGGCGACGGTCTTCTTACAGCCATCCAGCTTGTAAATATCATGAAAGTAACCGGGAAATCCCTATCTGAGCTTGCTTCAGAAATGGCGAAATTCCCGCAGCTTCTGATTAATGTGAAAGTGACAGATAAGCATAAAGTTACAGACAACATGAAAGTAAAGCAGGTCATTGCTGAAGTGGAACAGGAAATGAACGGAGACGGCCGCATCCTGGTGCGTCCTTCCGGAACTGAGCCGCTTGTGCGTGTTATGGCTGAAGCGCCGACTGCAGAGCTATGCGAGCAATATGTGTCACGCATTGTAGCTGTAGTAAAAGCTGAAATGGGAACAGAATAA
- a CDS encoding CdaR family protein, with protein MDKMINNHWVMRIIALLMALMLYISVNIESPAPKKQTTGPVTSVFPSAPSQSSKGTETIQDVEVKTYQDQDNVVITGVPETVDVTLSGPTNSLLKAKQLKDFEIYAELSDLSIGSHRIELKHKNIADNLEVNLNPSVITVNVEEKVTRDFPVEVDFINKNQIEAGYTAQEPIVKPSVVRVTGSKTLIDSIALIKTRVNLQNANETLDQESKVTVYDEDGNILAVEAYPSVVDVTVPITSPSKKLPLNIKNEGELGEGLSIASIEAVPNEVTVYGPQDVLNPLEFIDGVTVDLSKIKDDTVLDVDIPVPDGATKVSPEKIQIKVDVDKEEERVFENLPVRIRGLGEGKILQFTDPDSRELDLSVTAAPNVLEKMNPSDLELFINVNDLSDGEHDVKVEVNGPQDIKWSLPEEQVNVKISSKQS; from the coding sequence ATGGATAAGATGATAAACAATCATTGGGTCATGAGAATTATCGCGCTGCTTATGGCGCTTATGCTCTATATATCTGTCAACATCGAATCTCCTGCACCAAAGAAGCAGACGACAGGACCTGTTACATCTGTCTTCCCTTCTGCACCTTCACAATCATCTAAAGGGACAGAGACCATTCAGGATGTGGAAGTAAAGACGTATCAGGATCAGGACAATGTAGTGATAACAGGTGTGCCGGAGACAGTCGATGTCACATTAAGCGGACCAACCAATTCACTTTTAAAAGCAAAGCAGCTGAAGGACTTTGAAATATATGCCGAGCTGTCCGACCTTTCAATCGGCTCACACAGAATTGAGCTGAAGCATAAAAATATAGCGGATAACCTGGAAGTGAATTTAAATCCTTCGGTCATTACGGTGAATGTAGAAGAAAAAGTAACGCGTGATTTCCCGGTTGAAGTGGATTTTATTAATAAAAACCAGATAGAAGCCGGATATACGGCGCAGGAGCCGATTGTGAAGCCAAGTGTTGTCAGGGTAACAGGATCCAAAACCCTTATTGACAGCATTGCGCTGATCAAAACAAGAGTGAACCTGCAAAATGCGAATGAAACACTGGACCAGGAATCAAAAGTGACGGTGTACGACGAAGACGGCAATATTCTGGCTGTTGAAGCCTATCCGTCCGTTGTAGACGTAACGGTGCCGATTACAAGCCCGAGCAAAAAGCTGCCTTTAAACATAAAAAATGAGGGCGAGCTTGGAGAAGGGCTCAGCATAGCGAGCATTGAGGCTGTACCTAATGAAGTGACCGTCTATGGTCCGCAGGATGTTCTGAATCCTCTTGAGTTTATTGACGGGGTGACAGTGGACCTGAGCAAAATCAAAGATGACACCGTACTGGATGTTGATATTCCCGTTCCTGACGGTGCGACAAAAGTAAGCCCGGAAAAAATACAAATTAAAGTTGACGTTGATAAGGAAGAAGAGCGCGTATTTGAGAATCTGCCTGTCCGCATCAGAGGGCTTGGTGAAGGGAAAATCCTTCAGTTTACAGACCCTGACTCAAGGGAGCTTGATCTGAGTGTTACAGCAGCGCCGAACGTCCTTGAGAAGATGAATCCATCCGACCTTGAGCTTTTCATCAATGTGAATGACCTGTCGGACGGTGAACACGACGTGAAAGTTGAAGTGAACGGACCTCAGGACATTAAGTGGAGTCTGCCGGAAGAGCAAGTGAACGTAAAGATTTCTTCAAAGCAATCATGA
- the cdaA gene encoding diadenylate cyclase CdaA translates to MALEDFPFLHYLGIAVDILLVWFVIYKLIMVIRGTKAVQLLKGIIVIILVRTLSQYLGLQTLQWLMDQALTWGFLAIIIIFQPELRRALEQLGRGKLFSRSGAPEEEEQQKIIDAILKATDYMAKRRIGALVTIEKETGMSDYIETGIPLHSALSSELLINIFIPNTPLHDGAVILQKNQIAAAACYLPLSESPFISKELGTRHRAAVGISEVTDSITIVVSEETGSISVTRNGELHRNLTVESLSEILVSEFGKQAKAASSNLWQWRGKKNG, encoded by the coding sequence ATGGCACTTGAGGATTTTCCATTCTTGCACTACCTCGGCATCGCCGTTGATATTCTCCTGGTTTGGTTCGTTATATATAAGTTGATTATGGTGATACGGGGCACGAAGGCCGTTCAGCTTTTAAAAGGCATTATCGTGATCATCCTCGTTCGGACACTCAGCCAGTATTTAGGGCTGCAAACATTGCAATGGCTCATGGACCAAGCGTTAACATGGGGTTTTCTTGCGATTATTATTATTTTCCAGCCTGAGCTGCGGAGAGCACTGGAGCAGCTGGGACGGGGAAAACTTTTCTCAAGAAGCGGGGCCCCAGAGGAGGAAGAACAGCAGAAAATTATTGATGCCATCCTGAAAGCAACGGATTACATGGCAAAACGCCGCATCGGCGCACTCGTAACAATTGAAAAAGAAACAGGGATGAGCGATTACATAGAAACGGGCATACCGCTTCACTCAGCTTTATCTTCTGAGCTTTTAATCAATATCTTTATCCCGAACACTCCGCTTCATGACGGAGCTGTCATTCTTCAGAAAAACCAGATTGCAGCAGCAGCCTGCTACCTGCCTCTTTCGGAAAGTCCGTTTATTTCAAAAGAGCTTGGGACGAGGCACCGCGCAGCAGTCGGCATCAGTGAAGTAACAGACAGTATTACAATTGTCGTATCGGAGGAGACCGGAAGTATTTCGGTAACGAGAAACGGCGAGCTTCACAGAAATTTGACGGTTGAATCTTTGAGTGAGATACTCGTTTCGGAATTTGGTAAACAGGCGAAAGCCGCTTCTTCAAACCTGTGGCAGTGGAGGGGGAAGAAGAATGGATAA
- the rsiW gene encoding anti-sigma-W factor RsiW has protein sequence MKCSEEMIERIHQYLDHDIKQADERILREHLQSCSECAKHLHELEKSIALVQSTSHIEAPLNFTQAVMNSLPEEKKRVGVGRWLKGHPMLAAASLFVLLMTGSLFSSWSGDSDFSVSKQPNLVVENNTVTVPEGETVQGDVTVKGGTLKIEGKVEGDVTVINGEKYMASAGKVTGEVEEINEAFEWIWYQMKSLAKEVVDIFQ, from the coding sequence GTGAAATGTTCAGAGGAAATGATTGAGCGGATTCATCAGTATCTCGATCATGATATAAAGCAAGCGGACGAAAGGATCCTCAGAGAACATCTTCAGTCATGCTCAGAGTGTGCGAAGCACCTGCATGAACTGGAGAAATCCATCGCCCTGGTGCAAAGCACCTCGCATATTGAAGCTCCGTTAAATTTCACGCAGGCCGTTATGAACAGCCTTCCTGAAGAAAAGAAGCGCGTAGGTGTCGGCAGGTGGCTTAAAGGTCATCCGATGCTTGCGGCCGCCTCTCTGTTTGTGCTGCTGATGACGGGAAGCCTGTTTTCTTCCTGGTCGGGAGATTCAGACTTCAGTGTATCCAAACAGCCGAATCTGGTTGTTGAAAATAATACGGTTACCGTTCCAGAAGGCGAAACGGTTCAGGGTGATGTAACCGTTAAAGGCGGAACGCTGAAGATTGAGGGAAAAGTAGAGGGAGATGTCACCGTCATAAACGGTGAGAAATATATGGCTTCAGCCGGGAAGGTCACAGGCGAAGTCGAAGAAATCAATGAAGCATTTGAATGGATCTGGTACCAGATGAAATCTCTTGCAAAAGAGGTCGTCGATATTTTTCAGTAA
- the sigW gene encoding RNA polymerase sigma factor SigW, translating into METIVKNRIKQVKKGDQNAFAEIVDLYKDKIYQLCYRMLGNSHEAEDIAQEAFIRAYVNIHSYDMDKKFSTWLYRIATNLTIDRIRKKKPDYYLDAEVAGTEGLTMYSQVAADVALPEDQVATMELQQMIQKEILKLPDKYRSVIVLKYIDELSLIEISEILNMPIGTVKTRIHRGREALRKQLRHL; encoded by the coding sequence ATGGAGACAATCGTAAAAAACAGGATTAAACAAGTGAAAAAAGGCGACCAGAATGCATTTGCAGAAATAGTAGATCTGTATAAGGACAAGATTTATCAGCTTTGCTACCGCATGCTTGGGAATTCTCATGAGGCTGAGGATATTGCTCAGGAAGCGTTTATACGGGCATACGTCAATATTCACAGCTACGATATGGATAAAAAGTTTTCAACATGGCTATACCGCATAGCAACCAACCTGACAATTGACCGGATCAGAAAGAAAAAACCCGATTACTATCTGGATGCAGAGGTGGCCGGAACAGAAGGTCTCACCATGTATTCCCAGGTTGCAGCAGATGTTGCGCTGCCTGAGGATCAGGTTGCGACAATGGAACTTCAGCAAATGATTCAGAAAGAAATTTTAAAGCTCCCTGATAAATATCGGTCGGTCATCGTATTAAAGTATATAGATGAGCTTTCTTTAATTGAAATCAGTGAAATTCTCAATATGCCCATCGGGACGGTGAAAACGAGAATTCACAGAGGACGGGAAGCTCTCAGGAAGCAATTAAGGCATTTATAA
- the rocF gene encoding arginase: MKERISIIGVPMDLGQMRRGVDMGPSAIRYAGVVERLEGLSYEIEDKGDIEIGRANREEEAANNLRNLKAVSEASVKLSQQVDEAIKSGAFPLVFGGDHSIAIGTLAGVSKHYENLGVIWYDAHGDLNTGETSPSGNIHGMPLAVSIGIGDEALTRIGGYTPKVKPENIVIIGARSLDQGEKELIKEKGIKVYTMHEIDRLGMTKVMEETIEYLKERTDGVHLSLDLDGLDPHDAPGVGTPVIGGISYRESHLAMEMLAESEIITSAEFVEVNPILDEKNKTATVAVALMGSLFGEKLK, encoded by the coding sequence ATGAAAGAAAGAATATCAATTATTGGAGTACCAATGGATCTTGGACAAATGCGCCGCGGTGTCGATATGGGGCCAAGTGCGATTCGATATGCCGGTGTTGTTGAGAGATTGGAAGGGCTCAGCTATGAGATTGAAGATAAAGGCGATATTGAGATTGGACGTGCGAACAGAGAAGAAGAAGCAGCCAATAATCTGAGAAACTTGAAAGCGGTATCAGAGGCCAGTGTGAAGCTTTCACAACAGGTGGATGAAGCAATCAAATCGGGTGCCTTTCCTCTTGTTTTCGGCGGAGACCACAGCATTGCGATCGGAACGCTTGCAGGGGTTTCGAAGCACTATGAGAATCTCGGAGTCATCTGGTACGATGCCCATGGCGATTTAAATACCGGAGAAACGTCACCATCAGGCAATATTCATGGGATGCCTCTTGCCGTAAGCATCGGAATTGGAGATGAAGCGCTTACAAGAATTGGAGGCTATACTCCTAAAGTGAAGCCCGAGAACATTGTAATCATTGGTGCTAGATCTCTTGATCAGGGTGAAAAAGAGCTGATTAAGGAAAAAGGGATTAAAGTATATACCATGCATGAAATTGACCGTCTGGGCATGACAAAGGTGATGGAGGAAACCATCGAGTATTTGAAGGAGCGTACAGATGGAGTTCATCTTTCATTGGACCTTGACGGGCTTGACCCTCATGATGCACCGGGTGTCGGAACACCTGTTATTGGCGGCATCAGCTACAGGGAAAGTCATCTTGCTATGGAAATGCTTGCAGAATCAGAGATTATCACCTCAGCAGAGTTTGTTGAAGTAAATCCGATTCTGGATGAAAAAAATAAAACCGCAACAGTAGCTGTTGCTTTAATGGGCTCTTTATTCGGAGAAAAGCTCAAATAA
- the pdaB gene encoding polysaccharide deacetylase family sporulation protein PdaB → MNNFYVLHIKKVKQLLIIVIAALFTAGILYIENVLQFPVFSTADGPKAVFRGEEKANSVSLTFDISWGDEKAKPILDTLKKNGVTNATFFLSAAWAERHPEIVKQIVKDGHQVGSMGYAYKNYTSLEADEIRRDILMAQDVFSELGLKDIKLLRPPTGNFNQEILTIAERYGYTVVHYSVDSDDWTNPGVSTIVKNVNDAVQGGDIILLHASDSAKQTQKALPQIVEGLKQKGLNNVTVADLISGGTAKSTEVK, encoded by the coding sequence ATGAACAATTTCTATGTACTGCATATAAAAAAAGTGAAACAGCTGCTCATCATTGTCATTGCCGCTCTCTTTACTGCCGGTATTTTATATATAGAAAATGTCCTTCAATTTCCTGTTTTCTCAACAGCAGACGGGCCAAAGGCTGTTTTTAGGGGAGAAGAGAAAGCAAACAGCGTTTCCCTTACGTTTGACATCAGCTGGGGGGATGAAAAGGCAAAGCCGATTCTTGATACTCTGAAGAAAAATGGTGTGACAAATGCGACCTTTTTTCTTTCAGCAGCCTGGGCTGAGCGGCACCCTGAGATAGTGAAGCAAATTGTAAAGGATGGACACCAGGTCGGGAGCATGGGATATGCCTATAAAAACTACACCTCGCTTGAGGCAGATGAAATACGGCGTGATATTCTCATGGCGCAGGATGTATTCAGCGAACTCGGACTGAAAGATATTAAACTTCTCCGGCCGCCTACAGGTAACTTCAATCAGGAGATCCTGACGATTGCCGAAAGATACGGATACACTGTCGTTCATTATAGTGTAGATTCAGATGACTGGACCAATCCCGGTGTCAGCACCATTGTGAAAAATGTAAATGATGCGGTTCAGGGAGGAGATATTATTCTGCTTCATGCCTCTGATTCCGCCAAGCAGACACAGAAGGCACTTCCGCAAATAGTTGAAGGGCTGAAACAAAAAGGCCTGAATAACGTGACGGTAGCGGATTTAATTTCGGGAGGAACAGCCAAATCAACGGAAGTTAAATAA
- a CDS encoding KinB-signaling pathway activation protein, protein MNSRNWVRLFLSTLLVGGITTSITGFALRWGDYKEFFLSFDIVEILSILLWLVGVGFIFSIISQMGFFAYLTIHRFGLGIFRTAALWNAIQIVLILFVIFDLVYFRYQLFAAEGDSAVPYIMIAFFLLLFSAAVAYIKMKQTNKMAFIPALFFMTVVTTVEWVPALRVNEGDWLYLMLIPLLLCNAYQLLLLSKLSQTKKS, encoded by the coding sequence GTGAACAGTAGAAATTGGGTTCGGTTATTTTTATCGACTCTGCTTGTCGGCGGCATCACTACGAGTATTACTGGTTTTGCCTTAAGATGGGGAGATTATAAAGAGTTTTTCTTATCGTTTGACATTGTTGAGATTCTCTCCATTTTGCTTTGGCTCGTTGGAGTCGGATTTATTTTCAGCATCATCAGCCAAATGGGATTTTTCGCATATTTGACGATTCACCGGTTCGGACTTGGAATCTTTCGTACTGCTGCTTTATGGAATGCCATTCAAATTGTGCTGATCCTGTTCGTTATCTTTGATTTGGTTTATTTCCGTTATCAGCTGTTCGCAGCTGAAGGTGATTCAGCTGTTCCTTATATCATGATTGCCTTCTTTTTGCTGTTATTCAGTGCAGCGGTCGCTTATATCAAGATGAAACAGACAAACAAAATGGCTTTCATACCGGCCCTGTTTTTTATGACAGTCGTTACAACGGTCGAATGGGTGCCTGCATTGCGTGTAAATGAAGGTGACTGGCTGTACTTAATGCTGATTCCGCTGCTTCTATGCAATGCCTATCAGCTGCTGCTCTTATCTAAATTATCACAAACTAAAAAAAGCTAA
- the gerD gene encoding spore germination lipoprotein GerD has translation MMEKRRLLSILTLTAMCFFLASCAPKDQPSGQLDYEETKKMVVDILKTDDGKKAIQEILKNDDMKQNLIMDQKVVSDTISKTLTSEKGQEFWKKTFEDPKFSESFAKSLQTEHEKVIKGLMKDPEYQKMLIGVLENPEMEKQTMKVLQSQEYRKHLQEVITETIESPLFKAKLEETLLKAAKETNQQGGGGSGGSGEDSGQGGKSEESGQGGQ, from the coding sequence ATGATGGAAAAGCGAAGGTTGCTCTCAATTCTGACACTTACAGCCATGTGTTTTTTCCTCGCGAGCTGCGCACCTAAAGATCAGCCTTCAGGACAGCTCGATTATGAAGAAACAAAGAAAATGGTTGTCGATATTTTAAAAACCGATGACGGAAAAAAAGCCATTCAGGAAATCCTTAAAAATGATGATATGAAGCAAAACCTGATCATGGATCAGAAAGTTGTCTCTGACACCATTTCCAAAACCCTGACGTCTGAAAAGGGACAGGAGTTCTGGAAAAAAACATTTGAAGATCCAAAGTTCAGTGAAAGTTTTGCAAAAAGCCTTCAGACCGAACACGAGAAGGTTATTAAAGGGCTGATGAAAGACCCGGAGTATCAAAAGATGCTCATTGGCGTCCTTGAAAATCCTGAGATGGAGAAACAGACGATGAAAGTTCTCCAAAGCCAGGAATACCGCAAACACCTTCAGGAGGTCATCACAGAGACGATTGAAAGTCCCCTGTTTAAAGCCAAGCTTGAAGAAACTCTGCTGAAAGCAGCTAAAGAAACGAACCAGCAAGGCGGCGGAGGCTCAGGCGGCAGCGGAGAGGACTCAGGGCAAGGCGGCAAGTCCGAAGAATCCGGACAAGGCGGCCAATAG
- a CDS encoding P-loop NTPase produces MLNEQTARKIVGELKEPFLHRSLEELNAIEEISVKAEKNHISMKIGIAKTGTSEQMQLQQEIVAKLKEAGAGTVGLRFTELPQEVTAKYQAPKQEDPSLLSSAKQPVYIAIASGKGGVGKSTVSVNLAVALARLGKKVGLIDADIYGFSVPDMMGITKRPVVRGERIIPVERFGVQVISMGFFVEDNAPVIWRGPMLGKMLNNFFQEVEWGDLDYLLLDLPPGTGDVALDVHAMLPSCKEIIVTTPHPTAAFVAARAGAMALRTDHEVIGVVENMSYFESRTTGEKEYVFGKGGGEKLGQELNVPVLGNIPLQQPDWNEKDFAPSVYAADHPTGEIYSSIAKKVAEIVPVNV; encoded by the coding sequence ATGCTGAATGAGCAAACAGCTCGCAAAATCGTCGGAGAACTAAAAGAACCTTTTTTACATAGAAGCCTTGAAGAACTGAATGCCATAGAAGAAATTTCAGTGAAAGCTGAGAAAAACCATATCAGCATGAAAATCGGTATTGCAAAGACAGGGACGTCTGAGCAGATGCAGCTTCAGCAGGAGATTGTCGCAAAACTTAAAGAAGCAGGCGCAGGCACAGTCGGTCTTCGCTTTACAGAACTTCCCCAGGAAGTAACAGCAAAATATCAGGCGCCTAAACAAGAGGATCCCTCTCTGCTGTCATCAGCCAAGCAGCCTGTCTACATTGCAATTGCCAGCGGTAAAGGCGGCGTCGGAAAATCGACTGTTTCCGTTAATTTAGCTGTGGCTCTTGCCCGTCTCGGCAAAAAAGTCGGACTTATTGATGCGGATATTTACGGATTCAGTGTGCCGGACATGATGGGTATTACGAAACGTCCTGTTGTAAGGGGAGAGAGAATTATTCCGGTTGAGCGTTTTGGCGTCCAGGTCATCTCTATGGGCTTTTTTGTAGAGGATAATGCACCGGTTATCTGGAGAGGGCCGATGCTTGGAAAAATGCTGAATAACTTCTTTCAGGAAGTAGAGTGGGGAGATCTTGACTATCTGCTTTTAGACCTTCCTCCGGGCACCGGAGACGTAGCGCTTGATGTCCATGCAATGCTTCCTTCCTGCAAAGAAATCATTGTAACGACTCCGCATCCTACAGCTGCTTTTGTTGCAGCAAGAGCGGGTGCTATGGCGCTTAGAACTGATCATGAAGTGATTGGTGTCGTTGAAAACATGTCCTATTTTGAAAGCAGAACAACAGGAGAAAAAGAGTACGTCTTCGGCAAAGGCGGAGGAGAAAAGCTTGGACAGGAGCTTAATGTCCCTGTGCTTGGAAATATTCCGCTTCAGCAGCCTGACTGGAACGAAAAGGACTTTGCTCCTTCCGTATATGCAGCAGATCATCCTACTGGAGAGATCTACTCATCAATCGCTAAAAAGGTTGCAGAGATTGTGCCTGTAAATGTATAA